The following are from one region of the Corylus avellana chromosome ca1, CavTom2PMs-1.0 genome:
- the LOC132167717 gene encoding CMP-sialic acid transporter 1 — MQWYFVAALLTVLTSSQGILTTLSQSNGRYLYDYATVPFLAEVFKLVVSSILLWRECRVSSSPRMTTEWKTVRLYPIPSMIYLIHNNVQFATLTYVDTSTYQIMGNLKIVTTGILFRLFLRRKLSNLQWMAIILLAVGTTTSQIKGCGEALCDSLFSAPIQGYMLGILSACLSALAGVYTEFLMKKNNDSLYWQNVQLYTFGAIFNLARLLVDDFRGGFENGPWWHRIFNGYSITTWMVVLNLGSTGLLVSWLMKYADNIVKVYSTSMAMLLTMVLSVYLFNFKPALQLFLGIIICMMSLHMYFAPPNMLLDLPSTTKAAPESLKEIYVER, encoded by the exons ATGCAGTGGTACTTCGTTGCGGCGCTCCTCACCGTTCTCACAAGCTCTCAG GGGATTTTGACAACTCTGTCTCAAAGTAATGGACGGTATTTGTACGACTATGCAACTGTTCCTTTTCTTGCAGAGGTTTTTAAG CTAGTGGTTTCTAGTATACTTCTATGGCGAGAGTGCCGGGTATCGTCGTCTCCAAGGATGACCACGGAGTGGAAAACCGTGCGCTTATATCCCATTCCTTCGATGATATATCTAATTCATAACAATGTTCAGTTTGCTACACTAACTTATGTGGATACATCGACGTATCAGATTATGGGTAATCTGAAGATTGTAACCACTGGCATATTGTTCAG GCTATTCCTGAGGAGGAAGCTGTCTAATCTACAATGGATGGCTATTATTCTATTAGCTGTTGGAACAACCACAAGCCAG ATAAAAGGTTGTGGAGAAGCTTTGTGCGACTCTTTATTCTCAGCACCAATCCAAGGCTATATGTTGGGAATCCTATCTGCTTGTTTATCAGCATTGGCAGGGGTTTACACGGAGTTTTTAATGAAGAAGAACAATGATAGCTTGTATTGGCAGAATGTACAATTATATAC GTTCGGTGCAATTTTCAATTTGGCACGGCTTCTTGTGGATGATTTTAGAGGTGGATTTGAGAACGGTCCTTGGTGGCACCGGATTTTCAATGGTTATAGTATTACAACTTGGATGGTAGTGTTAAACCTTGGATCCACAGGCTTGCTAGTTTCATGGTTAATGAAGTATGCTGACAATATTGTGAAG GTGTATTCCACATCAATGGCTATGCTGCTTACAATGGTTTTATCCGTATACCTTTTCAATTTCAAGCCTGCGCTGCAG CTTTTCTTGGGTATTATTATCTGTATGATGTCATTACACATGTATTTTGCCCCTCCAAACATGCTGTTGGATTTGCCATCAACCACTAAAGCAGCTCCTGAGAGtctaaaagaaatttatgttgAACGATGA